One window from the genome of Alkalihalobacillus sp. LMS6 encodes:
- a CDS encoding N-acetylmuramoyl-L-alanine amidase, which produces MVAIKRQIVSASVGSRVTSGNNNPQNYITVHQTGNTRAGANAEMHARLQSNGNSRSASWHYQVDDKEAIQSFEHIAQCWAAGDGAGPGNRQSVHVEICINSDGDYVQAVRNGAELVKFLMDELNLPIARVKQHWDWSRKNCPQQIRARQAGIGWNDFLALVEGSGEQVAGEVVENKPSTGKKTISQMADEVIAKKHGNGHENRRKSLGISATEYEKVRAEVNRKSGVGSSKPAKPNKSISQMATEVINNQHGNGHDNRRRSLGISQAEYEKVRAEVNRRAGGGSNAPTKSVDQMAREVLAGKHGNGHETRRKSLGISQAQYNQVRARVNQLA; this is translated from the coding sequence ATGGTAGCTATTAAAAGACAAATTGTATCTGCATCTGTGGGAAGCCGAGTAACATCAGGTAACAATAACCCGCAAAACTATATCACCGTCCACCAAACAGGGAATACAAGAGCAGGGGCAAACGCTGAAATGCACGCTCGTTTACAATCAAACGGTAACTCTCGTTCTGCATCTTGGCATTATCAAGTTGATGACAAGGAAGCTATTCAATCATTTGAGCATATCGCACAATGCTGGGCGGCAGGTGATGGAGCAGGACCAGGTAACAGACAATCTGTGCACGTTGAGATTTGCATAAATAGTGACGGTGACTATGTACAGGCTGTAAGAAATGGTGCTGAACTTGTTAAATTTTTAATGGATGAATTGAATTTGCCTATCGCACGTGTGAAACAGCATTGGGACTGGTCACGTAAGAACTGCCCACAGCAGATCAGAGCAAGGCAAGCGGGTATTGGTTGGAATGATTTCTTGGCTCTTGTAGAGGGGTCAGGTGAACAAGTTGCTGGTGAAGTGGTGGAGAATAAGCCGTCAACAGGCAAAAAGACTATTAGTCAAATGGCGGATGAAGTAATTGCTAAAAAGCACGGAAACGGGCATGAGAATCGTCGCAAATCATTAGGTATCAGCGCAACAGAGTATGAGAAGGTGCGTGCGGAAGTCAATAGAAAATCAGGGGTAGGGTCATCGAAGCCAGCTAAGCCAAATAAAAGCATCTCTCAAATGGCTACTGAGGTGATCAACAACCAGCATGGCAACGGACATGATAACCGTAGACGCTCTCTGGGGATTTCTCAGGCTGAATATGAGAAGGTAAGAGCAGAGGTTAATCGCAGAGCAGGTGGAGGTTCTAATGCCCCTACCAAATCGGTTGACCAGATGGCACGTGAAGTATTAGCGGGAAAGCACGGCAATGGTCATGAGACAAGACGTAAATCATTAGGTATCTCACAAGCACAATATAATCAAGTCCGCGCTCGAGTGAATCAGTTAGCATAA
- a CDS encoding phage tail protein, which yields MFPTLHPMQGVEQPIIDFDENNFMIREVGAGERSISFSLLKTRRNAHVFDALNHKEKVEVDGNKYVIDTISKTGGAVVKKSITAQHEIVDRMRSKQFKEQLTQTLSIHRCTQICFAGTGLSYEIRGTFETKEFENYGHDDQWTLFKYFLGRFDAEYDVSGTHVVIAPVGSLGINQVQTQFRHDHNTITIEEQIDASELATYGEAFANWNDDTNKYDLYVNHRSPHANNYRDDQGNVLLYEMTLRDLRFNNASALRQHLISQMKDVPDYSITITLAELRKNGALLHPYNLFDYVWVIYEPFNMLIQARITAQTRYPFAVGRSPEVEIGNFRRDISKQMAQANKQGKRIEAVAGQTTRALSTATRADTNARQAIETVNNSDGNLQLHIQNNQLHIRPGEREFWNAKADSGESEQDAAWALNEARKYTDAETLKHKGYTDQQIKEVRDIVQPLILRVDDLDVRLQKLEDRETETE from the coding sequence ATGTTTCCAACCCTCCACCCGATGCAGGGTGTAGAACAACCAATCATCGACTTCGACGAAAATAATTTTATGATACGAGAGGTAGGCGCAGGAGAGCGTTCTATCTCTTTTTCTTTGTTGAAAACACGAAGGAATGCTCATGTGTTTGATGCGTTGAATCATAAGGAGAAAGTAGAAGTCGATGGCAATAAGTATGTAATTGATACGATAAGCAAGACTGGTGGTGCTGTTGTAAAAAAGTCGATTACCGCACAGCATGAGATTGTTGATCGAATGAGGTCGAAGCAGTTTAAGGAGCAGTTGACGCAAACGTTATCTATCCACAGATGTACACAAATATGCTTTGCAGGAACCGGGTTGTCGTACGAAATACGAGGTACTTTTGAAACTAAAGAGTTTGAGAACTACGGACATGATGATCAATGGACATTGTTTAAGTATTTCCTCGGTCGCTTTGATGCTGAGTATGATGTATCAGGCACACATGTTGTCATTGCCCCTGTGGGAAGCCTAGGAATCAATCAAGTGCAGACACAGTTTCGGCATGACCACAACACCATTACAATTGAAGAACAGATTGATGCATCAGAGTTAGCAACTTATGGTGAAGCCTTTGCCAATTGGAATGATGATACGAACAAGTATGATCTGTACGTCAACCACCGATCCCCTCATGCCAACAATTACAGGGATGATCAAGGCAATGTATTGTTGTATGAAATGACCTTGCGTGACTTGAGGTTTAATAATGCTTCTGCTTTACGTCAGCATTTGATCTCGCAAATGAAAGACGTGCCGGATTACTCGATTACGATTACCCTTGCTGAGTTACGAAAAAATGGAGCCTTGTTACATCCGTACAATTTGTTTGATTATGTATGGGTGATCTACGAACCATTTAACATGCTGATCCAAGCACGGATTACCGCTCAGACTCGTTATCCCTTCGCTGTGGGAAGAAGTCCAGAAGTGGAGATAGGCAACTTTAGACGAGACATAAGTAAGCAGATGGCACAGGCAAACAAACAGGGGAAACGTATTGAAGCGGTCGCAGGTCAAACCACTAGGGCGCTGTCCACAGCAACGAGAGCAGACACAAACGCAAGGCAAGCAATAGAGACAGTCAATAATTCAGATGGCAATCTGCAACTACACATTCAAAATAATCAATTGCACATCCGTCCCGGTGAACGTGAGTTTTGGAATGCCAAAGCCGACAGCGGAGAAAGCGAACAAGACGCGGCATGGGCGCTGAACGAAGCTAGAAAATATACTGACGCTGAAACCCTAAAGCACAAAGGCTATACGGATCAGCAGATTAAGGAGGTGAGGGATATTGTCCAACCTCTTATTTTGCGTGTAGATGATTTAGATGTAAGGTTACAAAAATTAGAAGACAGAGAGACAGAGACCGAATAG
- a CDS encoding holin family protein: MEQISLFFNMESLEVARLYLFGNVKWLDLLIVLMFVDVITGVLKAWKDKDLRSRNAMFGYARKIAIFGIIIVANIVDRILDLNGMVATATVLFYMANEILSITENAAKLGLKVPPVIQEKLRGFDKQGPLKNENGDE, from the coding sequence GTGGAACAAATTTCATTGTTCTTCAATATGGAATCGTTGGAGGTGGCTCGCTTATATTTGTTTGGCAATGTAAAGTGGCTTGATCTTCTTATTGTTTTAATGTTTGTAGATGTCATAACTGGTGTTCTAAAAGCATGGAAAGATAAGGACTTGAGAAGTCGTAATGCTATGTTTGGTTACGCTCGTAAGATAGCTATTTTTGGAATTATCATTGTCGCAAACATCGTGGATAGGATTCTTGATCTAAATGGCATGGTTGCTACAGCGACTGTGCTTTTTTATATGGCCAACGAAATCTTATCTATAACGGAAAATGCCGCGAAGCTTGGTTTAAAAGTACCGCCTGTTATCCAAGAAAAGCTAAGAGGTTTTGATAAGCAAGGACCACTAAAAAATGAAAATGGAGATGAGTAA